Proteins encoded by one window of Sphaerodactylus townsendi isolate TG3544 linkage group LG02, MPM_Stown_v2.3, whole genome shotgun sequence:
- the SLC8A3 gene encoding sodium/calcium exchanger 3 isoform X7: MERGISALLLTQEVAERKLTMEEEEAKRIAEMGKPILGEHPKLEVIIEESYEFKSTVDKLIKKTNLALVVGTHSWRDQFLEAITVSAAGDEDEDESGEERLPSCFDYVMHFLTVFWKVLFACVPPTEYCNGWACFIVSILIIGMLTAVIGDLASHFGCTIGLKDSVTAVVFVAFGTSVPDTFASKAAAVQDVYADASIGNVTGSNAVNVFLGIGLAWSVAAIYWASKGQEFQVSAGTLAFSVTLFTIFAFVCISVLLYRRRPHFGGELGGPKGCRLATTLLFVSLWLLYILFATLEAYCYIRGF; encoded by the exons AAGTGGCAGAAAGGAAGCTGAcaatggaagaggaggaagctaaGAGGATTGCAGAAATGGGAAAGCCAATACTGGGCGAGCATCCCAAACTGGAGGTCATCATTGAAGAGTCCTATGAATTCAAG AGTACTGTGGACAAGCTGATCAAGAAGACAAACCTGGCCTTGGTGGTAGGGACACATTCCTGGCGGGACCAGTTCTTGGAAGCCATTACTGTCAGTGCAG CaggagatgaagatgaagatgaatcTGGCGAGGAACGTCTGCCCTCCTGCTTTGACTATGTCATGCACTTCCTAACTGTCTTCTGGAAGGTGCTCTTTGCCTGTGTCCCACCCACTGAATACTGCAATGGCTGGGCTTGTTTTATTGTGTCTATCCTGATCATTGGCATGCTCACCGCCGTCATTGGAGACCTGGCTTCTCATTTTGGCTGCACTATTGGCCTTAAGGACTCAGTGACTGCTGTTGTCTTTGTGGCTTTTGGTACTTCAGTTCCAG ACACTTTTGCTAGCAAAGCAGCCGCCGTCCAAGACGTGTATGCAGATGCTTCCATCGGCAACGTCACAGGCAGTAATGCTGTCAACGTCTTCTTGGGCATTGGACTGGCCTGGTCAGTGGCTGCCATCTACTGGGCTTCCAAGGGACAGGAGTTCCAAGTGTCTGCAGGCACTCTCGCCTTCTCTGTGACGCTGTTCACCATCTTTGCTTTTGTCTGCATCAGCGTCTTGCTGTACCGACGACGGCCTCACTTTGGAGGGGAATTAGGAGGCCCCAAAGGGTGCAGACTTGCCACAACTTTGTTGTTCGTGAGCCTGTGGCTCCTGTACATTTTGTTTGCCACCCTGGAAGCCTATTGCTACATCAGAGGATTCTAA
- the SLC8A3 gene encoding sodium/calcium exchanger 3 isoform X6 has protein sequence MGPRMVDMSLQKALLLTQEVAERKLTMEEEEAKRIAEMGKPILGEHPKLEVIIEESYEFKSTVDKLIKKTNLALVVGTHSWRDQFLEAITVSAAGDEDEDESGEERLPSCFDYVMHFLTVFWKVLFACVPPTEYCNGWACFIVSILIIGMLTAVIGDLASHFGCTIGLKDSVTAVVFVAFGTSVPDTFASKAAAVQDVYADASIGNVTGSNAVNVFLGIGLAWSVAAIYWASKGQEFQVSAGTLAFSVTLFTIFAFVCISVLLYRRRPHFGGELGGPKGCRLATTLLFVSLWLLYILFATLEAYCYIRGF, from the exons AAGTGGCAGAAAGGAAGCTGAcaatggaagaggaggaagctaaGAGGATTGCAGAAATGGGAAAGCCAATACTGGGCGAGCATCCCAAACTGGAGGTCATCATTGAAGAGTCCTATGAATTCAAG AGTACTGTGGACAAGCTGATCAAGAAGACAAACCTGGCCTTGGTGGTAGGGACACATTCCTGGCGGGACCAGTTCTTGGAAGCCATTACTGTCAGTGCAG CaggagatgaagatgaagatgaatcTGGCGAGGAACGTCTGCCCTCCTGCTTTGACTATGTCATGCACTTCCTAACTGTCTTCTGGAAGGTGCTCTTTGCCTGTGTCCCACCCACTGAATACTGCAATGGCTGGGCTTGTTTTATTGTGTCTATCCTGATCATTGGCATGCTCACCGCCGTCATTGGAGACCTGGCTTCTCATTTTGGCTGCACTATTGGCCTTAAGGACTCAGTGACTGCTGTTGTCTTTGTGGCTTTTGGTACTTCAGTTCCAG ACACTTTTGCTAGCAAAGCAGCCGCCGTCCAAGACGTGTATGCAGATGCTTCCATCGGCAACGTCACAGGCAGTAATGCTGTCAACGTCTTCTTGGGCATTGGACTGGCCTGGTCAGTGGCTGCCATCTACTGGGCTTCCAAGGGACAGGAGTTCCAAGTGTCTGCAGGCACTCTCGCCTTCTCTGTGACGCTGTTCACCATCTTTGCTTTTGTCTGCATCAGCGTCTTGCTGTACCGACGACGGCCTCACTTTGGAGGGGAATTAGGAGGCCCCAAAGGGTGCAGACTTGCCACAACTTTGTTGTTCGTGAGCCTGTGGCTCCTGTACATTTTGTTTGCCACCCTGGAAGCCTATTGCTACATCAGAGGATTCTAA